GCCGGTGCCGCCGAGCCCGCCCGCTCGGCGACCCGGGCCACCGGCGGCCCCGCCGGGCGCGAGCGGCCGCTTCGCGGCGCCCAGCGGTCCGGTGCCGCAGCCGCCCGGTCGGCCGCCGGTGCGGCCGCCGCGGAGCGGTCCCGTCCCGGCCCCGCCGCGAGCGCCACATCCGCAGCAGGTCGTCCCGCCGGTCCAGCACCGGGCGCAGCGCTCCCCGCTGCGCCCGCTCGCGGCGCCACCGCAGCCGCCCGCCCCGCCGCACGCGGGCGAGCCCGCGCGGCGGCCGCTGCGGCAGGGTGGCCGCAACGCCGACGTCGTGGCGTTCGTGCTGCACCAGTTCCCGATCGGCCACATGCCGGTCGCGGCCGACCGGGCGAGCAGGCAGCTGCCGCCGGTGGCCGACGACCGGCAGGGAGAGGACTTCCCGCCGCAGGACCACCCGGAGTCGCACCTGGTGGACGACGGCGACGCGGTGCAGCGGGCGCGCTCCGCCGAGGTCTACGCGGCGGCGCGGCGCGAGCGCGAGGAGCGCGACGAGCCGCAGCCGGTGCCCGAGGAGCTCGTCGCCGAGCACGACCCGCTGGGCGAGCACAGCGAGCTGGAGTGGGAGCGCCTGTTCGTGGCCCGCGAGGGCGAGCACGTGTGGCCCCCGTCCGACGAGCACCCGGAAGGCGGGGTGGGACCGGCGGAACCGGTCGTGCTGGAGCCGGACACCGTGCTCGACTGCGTGGGCGACGGCACCGGGCGCGTCCTGTTCCCGGTGGGCACGCCCTTCCCGCAGCGCTCGCTGCCCCCGTCGCACGCCGAACGGGAGTACCGCCGGTACCGGGTGATGCGCCGGCTGCCGGTGTGGCGGTCGGTGACCGCACCGTGGTTCGCCCAGCCCGGCGGCGGTGTCCGCTACCGCGCGACCTACTCGGTCGACGAGCTGGTCGGGCTCGGGCACCTCGTCGAACTGACCGGGGCCCGGGAGGTCGCCGAAGCCGTGACCGTGCGGATCGAGCGCGCCGCCGCTGCGGGCGAGGAGCAGGTCGCCGCGGCCGGGACGGAGCGGATCGTCCGCGGCACGGTCGAGGAGCCGCGCGAGACGGTGCCCCTGGCGCGGGACGCCGGGACGGACGGCGACGGGCAGGATCGTGGGCAGGAGGCCGAGAGGTGAACACCGAGTCCGTGCTGGGCTGGCTGCAGGCCATGGGCGTGCCGGAGGAGCTCGTGTCGATCGGGGCGGAGGCCGACGACGCGTGGTGCCTGGTGCGCGACGAGCGCGACGGCACCCCGGCGTGGGAGGTCTTCTGGCGGGAGCAGGGCAACCGCTACGACTGGGCGCGGTTCAGCAACGAGCAGGTCGCGTGCTTCTACCTGTTCGGCCGGCTCACCTGGACGCAGGCGCTGCGCGGCGTGGTCGGCCCGGTCGACGTCGCTGCCACGCCGCCGGGAGGCACGCCCGCGCAGCGGCCCTGATGCCCGCCTGTGATCGCAACTGAGTAGTGCTACGGATGCCCTGGCCGGGTCGGGTCCCCGACGGTGGGGGACATGCCCGAACCGCCGCACGGTGACACGCTCCAGCTGGTGGCCGGGGAGCTGCACGCCATCGGCCAGCGGCTGACCTACCTCGGCAGCCTGGTGCAGGCGCAGGCCGCGGCGCAGACCGTCGCCGCGCCGGCTCCCGGCGCAGCGCAGGCGCCCAACGCCCCGCAGGTGCCCAGCGCCCCGCCGCCGCAGCAGCCCGCGGCCGCGGCCCAGCCCTACCCGGGGCTCGCACCGCAGCCCGCCCGCCCGCGCCGCCTCGGTGCGAGCCTGGAGCCGAGCCGGGTGCTCGCCTGGGGCGGTGCCGGGGTGACCCTGCTCGGCGTGGTGTTCCTGCTGGTCCTGGCCGTGCAGCAGGACTGGCTGGGGCCCGCGGCGCGGGTCGCGGGCGGCGCGGTGCTCGCCGCGCTGCTGGTCGCCGCGGGCTGGTGGATGCACCGCCGCTCGCGCGGCGAGGCGACCGGCGACGCCGGGCGCATCGCCGCGTACGCGCTCGCCACGACCGGGTTCGCGGCGCTGTTCCTCGACGTGGTCGCGGCGACCACGCTGCACGGGTTCGTGTCCGCCCCGGCGGGCCTGGGCACCGGGCTGCTGGTCAGCGTCGCCGGGCTGGCGCTCGCCGACCGCTGGCGGGCGCGGCCGCTGGCGCTGGGCGTGGTGCTCAGCTCGGCGGTCTGCGCGCCGCTGATCACCCAGCTGCCCGACGCACTGCTGGTCGGCTTCCTCGTCCTGCTGCAGGTCGCGGCGGCACCGGTGCAGGTCCGTCGGGGCTGGCCCTCGCTCGCGCTGGCCGCGGGGGTTCCCGTGGTGCTGGCGGCCCTGGTGGCGACGGCCTGGGGCTCGGCCTTCCACGACCCGGTGCTCGTGGTCGCGGTGAGCCTGGCCGTGCTGGTGGGCGTGGTGATCGCCGCGATCACCGCGGGCGCCCGCCCGGAGGCGGACCGGACCGCGATCGGCCTGCTCGTCGCCGCACCGACCCCGGCTTTCCTGGCCGGTCCGCTGCTGCTGGAGGCCCCGGCCGCGGGGTTGCTCGGTGCGGGCACCACCGCGCTGCTGCTGGCGATCTGGGCGGTGGCCCGGTTCGTCCCGGCGTTCCGCGGGTGGCTGTCGCACCGGTTCACCACGGCGGTCGGCGCGATGGCGGCGATCGCGGCGGGGCAGACCACGGTGACCGCGGTGGACTCCACGAGCTGGGCCACGGCGCTGCTGTGCGAGGCGCTGGTGCTGGGCGTCGGTGCGTTCCTGCTGCGCAGCACGGGCGTGCTGCTCGGCGCGAGCTGCTACGCGGCGTTCGGGTTCCTGCTCGCGCTCGCCGGCGAGGCACCGCTCACCGCGCTGCTCTGGCACGGCGACGCCCCCGGTGTCCCGGGCCTGCTGTGCGGTCTGCTCCTGGTGGCCGCGGCGGTCCTGCTGCCCGCTGCGGCCGTCCGGGTCGGGGAGGTCCCGACGTCGCCGCTGCTGTGGTCGGCGACCGGGCTCGTCCTGCTGCACGGGGCGGCGAGCGCCACGATGGCGGCCTGCCTGCTGGTGGCCGACACCCGCGACGGCTTCCTCACCGCCCACATCCTGATCACGCTGAGCTGGGTGGTCGCGGCGATCGCGCTGCTGCTGCGCGGGGTCCGCCACAAGCACCTGCGCGTCGCGGGCCTGGTGCTCATCGCGGCGTCCCTGGCCAAGCTGCTGCTGTTCGACCTCGCCACCCTCGACGGCGTGGCCCGGGTGGTCGCCTTCCTCTGCGCGGGCCTCATCCTCCTCGCAGCAGGCTCCCGCTACGCCCGCCTCCTCAAGGCCTGACGGCCAGCCCACCGACCTCGACGTGCCGAGGTGACGGGCTGTTCACCCGCGCACCCGACTCCCCCACCGCGCAGTCCCGGTCTCCTCCGCGCGCTGCGGTCTCCCGTCCTGGCGCGACTCCGGTGGGGGTCGGACACCTGACCTCCACCGGAACCACGGGCGGGTCAGCGCTGCAGCAGGGACAACGCGGCGGCGTGCAGGTGCGGGTTGGCCGACAGGGCGCTGCCGCCGTCGTAGCGCGGGGCGCCGGTCAGGTCGGTGAAGGTGCCGCCCGCCTCCGTCACCAGGACCTGCGCCGCCGCCACGTCCCACGGGTTCACGATCGGCTCCGCCGCGATGTCGATGACGCCCTCGGCCACCAGGCAGTGCTGCCAGAAGTCGCCGAACGCCCGGTTCTCCCAGCAGGCGTCGACCAGCCGCAGGTAGGCCTCCCGCGAGTGGTGCTCCACCCACGTCCCGAGGTGCGTGGTCGACACGTAGGCGTCCCCCAGCTCGCGCACCCCGGACACCGAGATCCGCTCCGGCT
This region of Saccharopolyspora hordei genomic DNA includes:
- a CDS encoding TNT domain-containing protein — encoded protein: MGGSRNDPGQPGERASGQDPDSGARPVPSTEDAAGGAAVDDAGTRPGAAGGLAEDGGSAAEQVGRGTVGGVAAGAQDSVAEAVQPAGWQADAEHTGPVRVDPGAVDAGTGPVPMSTTRPDWAAGDDPASTTAPHQVPSAWAAQQPVPPSPPARRPGPPAAPPGASGRFAAPSGPVPQPPGRPPVRPPRSGPVPAPPRAPHPQQVVPPVQHRAQRSPLRPLAAPPQPPAPPHAGEPARRPLRQGGRNADVVAFVLHQFPIGHMPVAADRASRQLPPVADDRQGEDFPPQDHPESHLVDDGDAVQRARSAEVYAAARREREERDEPQPVPEELVAEHDPLGEHSELEWERLFVAREGEHVWPPSDEHPEGGVGPAEPVVLEPDTVLDCVGDGTGRVLFPVGTPFPQRSLPPSHAEREYRRYRVMRRLPVWRSVTAPWFAQPGGGVRYRATYSVDELVGLGHLVELTGAREVAEAVTVRIERAAAAGEEQVAAAGTERIVRGTVEEPRETVPLARDAGTDGDGQDRGQEAER
- a CDS encoding DUF2339 domain-containing protein; the encoded protein is MPEPPHGDTLQLVAGELHAIGQRLTYLGSLVQAQAAAQTVAAPAPGAAQAPNAPQVPSAPPPQQPAAAAQPYPGLAPQPARPRRLGASLEPSRVLAWGGAGVTLLGVVFLLVLAVQQDWLGPAARVAGGAVLAALLVAAGWWMHRRSRGEATGDAGRIAAYALATTGFAALFLDVVAATTLHGFVSAPAGLGTGLLVSVAGLALADRWRARPLALGVVLSSAVCAPLITQLPDALLVGFLVLLQVAAAPVQVRRGWPSLALAAGVPVVLAALVATAWGSAFHDPVLVVAVSLAVLVGVVIAAITAGARPEADRTAIGLLVAAPTPAFLAGPLLLEAPAAGLLGAGTTALLLAIWAVARFVPAFRGWLSHRFTTAVGAMAAIAAGQTTVTAVDSTSWATALLCEALVLGVGAFLLRSTGVLLGASCYAAFGFLLALAGEAPLTALLWHGDAPGVPGLLCGLLLVAAAVLLPAAAVRVGEVPTSPLLWSATGLVLLHGAASATMAACLLVADTRDGFLTAHILITLSWVVAAIALLLRGVRHKHLRVAGLVLIAASLAKLLLFDLATLDGVARVVAFLCAGLILLAAGSRYARLLKA